A genomic segment from Peribacillus sp. ACCC06369 encodes:
- a CDS encoding DUF2975 domain-containing protein — MNVKRGSTTFLKVIIFLAGIAVLALCIWLPEIAVRDARVHPDTAYFLIPFLVCAYGFCIAFSVALYQAYKLLTYIEKNNAFSELSLKSLKIIKKCAFTVIFLILLGIVSLRVLAKVTGSDDAAGPTSLCLMGILATSIIAAIVDALQKPLKNVPDIKSKNE, encoded by the coding sequence ATGAATGTTAAACGAGGTTCAACCACTTTCTTAAAGGTAATTATTTTTCTGGCTGGAATTGCAGTGCTTGCTTTGTGTATCTGGTTGCCTGAGATAGCCGTTAGAGATGCAAGGGTACATCCAGATACGGCTTACTTCCTAATCCCCTTTTTAGTATGTGCATACGGATTCTGTATTGCGTTTTCTGTTGCGTTGTATCAAGCATATAAACTATTAACCTACATCGAAAAGAACAATGCTTTCTCTGAATTATCCCTTAAATCTTTGAAGATTATAAAGAAATGTGCTTTTACAGTCATTTTCCTCATTTTGTTAGGAATAGTAAGCTTAAGGGTGCTTGCTAAAGTTACAGGTAGTGATGATGCAGCGGGTCCTACATCATTATGTCTAATGGGTATTTTAGCAACAAGTATCATCGCAGCCATTGTGGACGCACTTCAAAAGCCATTAAAAAATGTCCCAGATATAAAGTCAAAAAATGAATGA
- a CDS encoding fatty acid desaturase, with protein MTIQNTKNLRKQIAPFEQSTTKESIWQIINTLGPFIILWYLAYISLSVSYWLTLIPAVLAAGFLTRIFIIFHDCTHHSFFKSRRANRIVGTIMGVLTLFPFDQWGHEHSVHHATSGNLDKRGTGDIWTLTVDEYLAAPLKLRFAYRFYRNPLVMFGIGPIYVFLLKNRFNRKGARKKEKMNTYLTNVIIVVLVALLCLAVGWQTFLLVQGSIFMISGSVGIWLFYVQHTFEDSYFEENEEWEYVLAAVEGSSFYKLPKLMQFLTGNIGYHHVHHLSPRVPNYKLEMAHNNTQPLENVPTITLATSLSSLRFRLWDEKNKNFVGFKDIKYLTKKSVSAQVKSEL; from the coding sequence ATGACTATACAAAACACTAAAAACTTGAGAAAACAAATTGCTCCTTTTGAACAATCAACGACAAAGGAAAGTATATGGCAGATCATCAATACATTGGGACCGTTCATCATTTTATGGTACCTAGCATATATAAGCCTTTCCGTTTCTTATTGGTTAACTTTAATTCCAGCTGTGTTGGCTGCTGGTTTCCTGACAAGAATTTTCATTATTTTTCATGATTGTACGCATCATTCATTTTTCAAAAGCCGCCGTGCGAATAGGATAGTCGGGACAATCATGGGTGTTTTGACTTTATTCCCTTTTGATCAATGGGGGCACGAGCATTCTGTGCATCACGCAACAAGCGGTAATTTAGATAAGCGGGGTACAGGAGACATTTGGACCCTTACGGTGGATGAATATTTGGCTGCACCGCTTAAGCTTCGTTTTGCCTATCGTTTTTATCGCAATCCATTGGTTATGTTTGGAATAGGTCCAATTTATGTTTTCCTTCTTAAGAATAGATTTAACCGTAAAGGTGCTAGAAAGAAGGAAAAAATGAATACTTATTTGACGAATGTAATAATCGTTGTTTTAGTGGCATTACTTTGCCTGGCAGTAGGTTGGCAGACGTTTCTTTTAGTACAAGGTTCCATTTTCATGATTTCTGGTTCAGTGGGCATTTGGCTGTTTTACGTCCAGCATACATTTGAGGACTCTTATTTTGAAGAAAATGAGGAGTGGGAATATGTATTGGCAGCAGTGGAAGGAAGTTCTTTTTATAAGCTTCCAAAACTGATGCAGTTCCTTACTGGTAATATCGGTTACCATCATGTTCACCATTTAAGTCCAAGGGTACCTAACTATAAATTGGAAATGGCGCACAATAATACGCAGCCATTAGAGAACGTTCCAACGATTACTCTTGCGACAAGCTTGAGCTCACTCCGTTTCCGTTTATGGGATGAGAAAAACAAGAATTTTGTTGGCTTCAAAGACATAAAATATTTAACGAAAAAAAGCGTTTCCGCTCAAGTGAAATCTGAACTGTAA
- a CDS encoding DMT family transporter → MNKIALIQLSLAMTIFGSVGFFSELSGLPALELVFVRCICAAIFLCAAWMITGNFKNEIWNGREVMLIIFCAVANLLNWIFLFKSFELISVTIAISLYHLAPIIVLIIGSFIFREKMTLFSILAISLCFIGTLFIMGTDGFRSSSPEWEGIMYGIIAAFFYAATMLLGKSITKTSVYATTFLQMFIGFLLLIPFADFSVYTTLKSSEWFYTILTGIIHTGVVYLLFFNSIRHLPTNVVSFMIFVDPAVAILLDILLSGFQPDRIQILGISLIFIGVVYSLMTTRPTENDVMQKRPHTM, encoded by the coding sequence ATGAATAAAATAGCACTTATTCAACTGTCTTTAGCAATGACAATCTTTGGTTCTGTCGGTTTCTTTTCAGAACTATCAGGACTCCCAGCACTGGAGTTGGTATTTGTTCGCTGCATTTGTGCTGCCATATTCTTATGTGCAGCCTGGATGATTACAGGGAATTTCAAGAACGAAATATGGAATGGTAGAGAGGTGATGCTCATCATATTCTGCGCCGTGGCCAACTTGTTAAACTGGATATTCCTCTTTAAATCATTTGAACTGATATCCGTGACAATTGCCATTTCGCTCTATCATTTAGCCCCGATCATCGTACTCATCATAGGGAGCTTCATCTTTAGGGAGAAAATGACTTTATTCTCCATCCTGGCCATTTCATTATGTTTCATTGGCACATTATTCATTATGGGAACAGATGGATTTCGATCATCATCTCCTGAATGGGAAGGTATCATGTATGGAATCATAGCTGCATTTTTCTATGCGGCAACCATGCTTTTAGGAAAGAGCATTACAAAGACGAGTGTATATGCGACCACTTTTCTGCAAATGTTCATTGGATTTCTATTACTGATTCCTTTTGCCGATTTTTCAGTATACACAACGCTAAAATCTTCCGAATGGTTTTATACGATACTTACCGGCATCATCCATACAGGCGTCGTGTATCTTCTGTTTTTTAATAGTATCCGTCATTTGCCCACAAATGTAGTATCCTTCATGATTTTTGTCGATCCGGCAGTTGCCATACTTTTGGATATTCTGCTTTCAGGATTTCAACCTGACAGGATTCAAATCTTGGGCATTTCACTAATATTCATTGGGGTGGTCTATTCACTTATGACGACAAGACCGACTGAAAATGATGTCATGCAGAAAAGGCCGCACACAATGTGA
- a CDS encoding IS1182 family transposase, giving the protein MLSKHDSIQRDQLEMITLDQLVPLNHLVRKMEAAIDFTFIYDLVKEMYSEVGRPSIDPVILVKLTFIQYTFGIRSMRKTIEEVETNMAYRWFLGYGFHDKVPHFSTFGKNYERRFKDTDLFEQIFYRILMTAANKKLISAEHVFVDSTHVKASANKRKFEKKIVRKETRAYQGRLQEEINQDREKHGKKPFPSDKFDKEETKEIKESTTDSESGYYVKDERTKQFAYSFHAAADRNGFVLGTIVTPGNIHDSQILEPLVEQVIEKVGKPEAVAADAAYKTPAITSYLFNKEIIPALPYTRPRTKEGFFRKQDYVYDEHFDCYLCPSGELLKYSTTNKEGYREYKSPKHTCATCSFLSQCTESKDHQKVVTRHIWQTHVEEADHLRHHQDVKTIYAKRKETIERVFADAKEKHGMRWTTLRGLKKLSMQAMLTFAAINLKKMANWTWRGPKMA; this is encoded by the coding sequence ATGCTTTCTAAACATGATTCTATTCAGCGAGATCAACTTGAAATGATTACGTTAGATCAACTGGTGCCACTGAACCATTTGGTTCGTAAAATGGAGGCTGCCATTGACTTCACTTTCATTTATGACTTGGTGAAAGAGATGTATTCAGAGGTAGGACGCCCAAGTATTGATCCAGTTATTTTAGTTAAACTGACATTCATTCAATATACCTTCGGTATTCGTTCCATGCGTAAAACGATTGAAGAAGTTGAAACCAATATGGCTTACCGTTGGTTCTTAGGCTATGGTTTCCATGATAAAGTACCTCATTTCTCTACGTTCGGGAAAAATTATGAGCGACGCTTTAAAGATACAGACCTGTTTGAACAGATTTTCTATCGCATTTTAATGACAGCTGCTAATAAAAAGTTAATAAGTGCTGAACACGTTTTCGTGGATTCCACACATGTGAAAGCCAGTGCGAATAAAAGGAAATTTGAAAAGAAAATCGTTCGTAAAGAAACACGAGCGTATCAAGGGCGTCTTCAAGAAGAAATCAATCAAGATCGTGAAAAACATGGAAAGAAGCCTTTTCCATCAGATAAATTTGATAAAGAAGAGACCAAAGAGATTAAAGAAAGTACAACGGATTCTGAGAGTGGCTACTATGTGAAAGATGAACGAACAAAACAGTTTGCCTATTCATTCCATGCGGCCGCAGACCGCAACGGTTTTGTATTGGGAACGATTGTAACACCTGGAAATATACATGACAGTCAGATCTTAGAGCCACTAGTTGAACAAGTGATTGAGAAAGTTGGAAAACCGGAAGCCGTTGCCGCAGATGCAGCTTATAAAACACCAGCGATTACAAGCTACCTATTTAACAAAGAAATCATACCGGCTTTACCTTATACACGTCCTCGCACCAAAGAAGGATTTTTCCGCAAACAGGACTATGTATACGATGAACATTTTGATTGTTACCTTTGTCCTTCGGGAGAGCTATTAAAGTACTCAACAACCAATAAAGAGGGCTATCGCGAGTATAAATCACCCAAACACACTTGTGCGACATGCTCATTTTTATCTCAGTGTACAGAAAGCAAAGACCATCAAAAAGTGGTGACACGGCATATTTGGCAAACACATGTGGAAGAAGCAGATCATCTGCGTCATCATCAAGATGTAAAAACTATATATGCGAAACGTAAAGAAACGATTGAGCGTGTATTCGCAGATGCAAAAGAAAAGCATGGTATGCGTTGGACAACTTTAAGGGGACTTAAAAAATTGTCGATGCAGGCGATGCTTACTTTCGCTGCCATTAATTTAAAGAAGATGGCCAATTGGACATGGCGAGGTCCAAAAATGGCCTAA
- a CDS encoding LysM peptidoglycan-binding domain-containing protein → MLSLLCICLCPASGEASSKTLDIGSVKEGNTKVFSSPKLGSTILQTLKKGEEFPVISSVAGDSAKPIIHTVKTGSTLWKVANQYGVSVSALQKENKLTSSEITVGQKLKIPQKYKIHTVGSGDTLWKISSKYKVATSDLTKLNNLRTTSLKVGQKLKIPEYYYQVQLLGGKKGWIKKSHLQKKAQNRIVMGWKHNGSKENYTQQLKHPNLNVVSPRSYTLTNTGNFVSVSVDTKYVQYAHKQGKQVWQLIGNKFDPVLTDSILGNTKKRQKLVSALRDSLVQTKSDGLNVDFENIDPKNKKDFVLFIGELKKALKPHGIKLSVDVTRENDDPFWSKSLDRKALGKIADYIIIMGYDEHWGGSPVAGSVSSLPWIKEGTKLLMKEVPAHKIILAVPFYTREWVTDLSTNKVKSHDRTMAEVNKIISSHGLKKVWDKKTSQNYVEYTSKGKKHQIWIEDKKSVTLRLDLVKQNHLGGVAAWYIGAETPDIWDVYHFNK, encoded by the coding sequence ATGTTAAGCCTTCTTTGTATATGTCTCTGTCCTGCCAGTGGTGAAGCATCAAGTAAAACCCTTGACATAGGTTCCGTTAAGGAAGGCAATACGAAGGTTTTCAGTTCTCCTAAACTAGGTTCCACTATATTACAGACCTTAAAAAAGGGCGAGGAATTTCCCGTCATTTCTTCTGTCGCCGGGGATTCTGCGAAGCCTATTATACATACAGTAAAGACTGGAAGCACCTTATGGAAAGTAGCAAATCAATATGGAGTTTCAGTAAGTGCGCTACAGAAAGAAAACAAGTTAACCTCTTCCGAAATTACTGTTGGCCAAAAATTGAAGATTCCTCAAAAATATAAGATCCATACGGTTGGATCAGGCGATACATTGTGGAAGATTTCTTCTAAATATAAGGTAGCCACAAGTGATTTGACTAAATTGAATAACTTACGTACAACTTCCCTTAAAGTTGGCCAAAAATTGAAGATTCCGGAATATTACTACCAGGTTCAATTGCTTGGAGGTAAAAAGGGATGGATAAAGAAATCCCATCTTCAAAAAAAAGCGCAAAACCGCATCGTCATGGGCTGGAAACATAATGGATCGAAAGAAAACTACACCCAACAACTTAAACACCCCAATTTAAATGTAGTATCTCCCCGTTCCTATACGCTGACGAATACCGGTAATTTCGTTTCCGTTTCTGTAGATACAAAATACGTTCAATACGCTCATAAACAAGGAAAACAAGTTTGGCAACTTATCGGTAATAAATTCGATCCTGTTTTAACTGATTCTATACTAGGCAATACAAAAAAACGTCAGAAACTAGTTTCAGCTTTACGTGATTCACTTGTTCAAACTAAAAGTGATGGATTAAATGTAGATTTTGAAAACATCGATCCAAAAAATAAGAAAGACTTTGTACTTTTCATAGGCGAACTAAAAAAGGCCCTAAAACCCCATGGCATCAAACTATCTGTGGATGTCACCCGAGAAAATGACGATCCTTTTTGGTCAAAAAGTTTAGATAGGAAAGCACTTGGCAAAATAGCGGACTACATAATCATAATGGGTTATGACGAGCATTGGGGAGGTAGCCCAGTAGCCGGGTCCGTTTCCTCGTTACCTTGGATCAAAGAAGGAACTAAGCTTTTAATGAAAGAAGTACCAGCTCATAAGATTATATTGGCTGTCCCATTTTATACGAGAGAATGGGTAACCGATTTATCGACCAATAAAGTGAAAAGTCATGACCGTACCATGGCTGAGGTCAACAAAATCATTTCATCTCATGGACTTAAAAAGGTATGGGATAAAAAGACCTCACAAAATTATGTGGAGTATACTTCCAAAGGGAAAAAGCATCAAATATGGATAGAAGATAAAAAATCGGTGACCCTTCGTCTTGACTTGGTAAAACAAAATCATCTAGGCGGTGTAGCTGCTTGGTACATTGGAGCAGAAACTCCTGACATTTGGGATGTATATCATTTTAATAAATAG